In the genome of Amia ocellicauda isolate fAmiCal2 chromosome 3, fAmiCal2.hap1, whole genome shotgun sequence, one region contains:
- the LOC136731852 gene encoding cadherin-related family member 4 — protein MRAATIPAHASVLLLLIQVFGLRTQASYPYCDAQFSSAAGATVQVLQNLPPLSTIYLVNPTDPNPGNYSYSMTPDTTFTINQQGMVSSTTGFSSTRKHILQIAVNGENKRTLCNVTLTVEVLPVEIANVSFTNGNQSISARISENSGPFAYVVTVSAEGTKPIFYQIIPQASSEPYAFQIAGQTGVIRTTYNLDLEREPQLNFTLLVVRAFNPIKRVSATATVTITVLDVNDMPPYCTPALIAMSLSESKPAGTSITSVKCVDPDVTGSIVNYTILAGGYSKDTFSIPIHGGNLTLKNMLDYDSYEVGNNNFQYTASIIVTDNGKPPLTTTIPIYITVTPVNEFGPKFINCSNMYVNENSPLGTVIGWVNFTDKDWPFNNVLYSITGGAGNNPLKFYIDPYTGKIHVLSHLDYEKIASYTLEIQAVDMNEYTAPDPQIQKTATCTLTVFVVDTNDNSPECYPPYYEETIYSTLSAGAGITPIYCSDTDTPDHNLNYSIVKGNTDSLFYMRGNVLVSRDDFSYQSPGVYDPTTYELLVRVTDWGPPVFSTTVTVIVHVIPWTTTKPTTTVTTTPPQTKIVTLTVDEWIPDTWFVVVLTVVGALLLLSLALILWKVLGRTSLCRQVPAEGAKPLLQESRPFEDIRVPSQGLQSPQRNEDISQFDGRAQDPISGRDYVFNSITGERRWL, from the exons ATGAGGGCTGCCACGATCCCGGCCCACGCTTCGGTCCTCCTGTTACTGATTCAAG TGTTTGGACTGAGAACCCAGGCATCGT ACCCATACTGCGATGCCCAGTTTTCTAGTGCAG CTGGAGCCACAGTGCAGGTGCTGCAGAACCTCCCTCCGTTGTCCACCATTTACTTGGTGAATCCCACTGACCCCAATCCGGGCAACTACTCA TACTCAATGACCCCCGACACAACATTTACAATAAACCAGCAAGGCATGGTATCAAGTACTACGGGCTTCAGTAGCACCCGG AAACACATCCTACAGATAGCGGTCAATGGGGAAAATAAACGTACATTGTGCAATGTGACCCTCACTGTGGAAGTGCTGCCTGTGGAAATCGCCAATGTCTCATTCAC GAATGGCAATCAGAGTATTAGTGCTCGTATTTCTGAAAACAGCGGACCTTTCGCTTATGTGGTGACCGTCTCAGCTGAAGGAACAAAACCGATATTCTACCAGATAATTCCCCAAGCCTCCAGTGAACCCTATGCTTTCCAAATCGCTGGAC AAACGGGAGTGATCAGAACCACTTACAACCTGGACCTGGAGAGAGAACCGCAGTTGAACTTCACGCTGCTGGTGGTGCGAGCCTTCAACCCGATCAAGCGAGTCAGCGCCACAGCGACCGTCACCATCACAGTGCTGGACGTCAATGACATGCCTCCCTACTGCACCCCAGCTCTCATTGC AATGTCACTGAGTGAGTCCAAACCTGCAGGAACATCTATTACCTCAGTGAAGTGTGTGGACCCTGACGTGACGGGCAGCATAGTCAATTATACTATCCTTGCTGGCGGCTACTCCAAAGACACGTTCAGCATTCCTATACACGGGGGCAATTTAACT TTGAAGAACATGTTGGACTATGACTCATATGAAGTGGGAAACAATAATTTTCAGTACACGGCCAGTATCATAGTCACAGATAATGGGAAGCCTCCTTTAACAA CAACGATCCCGATTTACATAACAGTGACGCCGGTGAACGAGTTTGGCCCCAAGTTCATCAACTGCTCCAACATGTATGTGAATGAGAACAGCCCTCTGGGTACAGTCATCGGCTGGGTCAACTTCACAGACAAGGACTGGCCCTTTAATAACGTGTTGTACAGTATAACAGGGGGAGCTGGTAACAATCCCCTGAAATTCTACATCGACCCTTATACTG GTAAGATCCATGTCCTTTCCCACCTGGACTATGAAAAGATAGCGAGTTACACACTGGAGATACAGGCTGTGGACATGAACGAGTACACCGCCCCAGACCCCCAGATACAGAAGACGGCCACTTGCACTCTTACAGTCTTTGTCGTg GATACAAATGATAACTCACCGGAGTGTTATCCTCCATATTATGAGGAAACCATTTACTCTACCCTGAGTGCTGGTGCAGGAATAACTCCCATTTATTGCAGTGACACGGACACCCCTGACCATAACCTCAACTATTCAATAGTCAAAG GTAACACCGACAGTCTCTTCTATATGAGAGGCAATGTTTTGGTCTCTCGAGATGACTTTTCGTACCAGTCTCCCGGTGTATATGACCCCACGACCTATGAGCTCTTGGTCAGGGTGACAGACTGGGGCCCTCCAGTCTTCTCCACCACAGTAACAGTGATAGTGCATGTGATTCCCTGGACGACTACCAAACCCACCACCACGGTCACAACCACG CCGCCACAGACGAAGATCGTGACTCTGACTGTGGACGAGTGGATCCCGGACACCTGGTTCGTGGTGGTGCTGACAGTGGTGGGGGCCCTGCTGCTGCTCAGCCTGGCCTTGATCCTCTGGAAAGTGCTCGGCCG GACCTCATTGTGTAGACAGGTCCCGGCTGAAGGGGCCAAACCGCTCCTTCAGGAGAG CCGGCCCTTTGAGGATATCAGAGTGCCATCGCAGGGCCTGCAGTCTCCTCAGAGAAACGAAGACATCTCG CAGTTTGATGGAAGAGCGCAGGACCCCA TCTCGGGGAGAGACTACGTCTTCAACAGCATCACCGGAGAAAGACGCTGGCTGTGA
- the tlr9 gene encoding toll-like receptor 9 has product MVIEADAFVHLEKLSNLFLSGNSLTSVPKLPSGLQILSLEGNKIFKITSPLGTPQLKYLSLTKNCFYANPCNETFFVKEEVFHDLPVLQNLMLGFNNITRVPLGLPHSLESLDLRENKISEISEMDFANLTGLKNLNLEWNCQRCDHAAQPCFPCQNNASIKLSPKVFQNQTGLVSLSLRGNSLTNISDALFESLVSLSSLDLSDNLLAYEIRNGTFYKHLKNVTTLNLLYNYQPKKTFANLQLSDTFSSMESLEELLISGYFFHELMNLKPLANLKKLQTVDFRMNFLHTVNMSIFSSLPSLTKVVLSQNMMDFPPPCASNTYGSAHEHQGQGDGLPVARYVLNTKPEHQGEINRSNLNPDMWYFQKKYCKDRLFFDLSQNNILSLRENIFLGMESAVCLDLSSNYISQSLNGSQFSALKNLSYLNLAQNRIDLYYDNAFQELRGSLRALDLTNNKYHFLMKGMGHSFEFLPSLMSLKVLSLSQNNIGIRISPRLVSSSLKYLFFSDNRLDIMWDLKFHQYLDFFQNLNNLTFLDLSNNKLRSITPEALHNLPQSLETLKVNNNRLNFFPWSNLTVLHKIVYLNLSYNSLFGLPKEAIDFGKTLQILDLSHNMISRLPILFFSNAATLKTLLLNHNKLKFFNSQNLPFLLRGNLSSLSLHANPFICTCDSSLFIDFLRNTKISIPYLSTEITCGFPESQLGEKVLSMDPRSCQEIYGSLSFICTFILTILFIAMPLLKKLFGWDLWYSLQFIWAGNKGYSLLTEADNQFDAFIVFDTRNTAVMDWVFNDLRVNLEDRGRPRFKLCLEERDWVPGNACIQNLYNAVYNSRKTVFVLTRAGSICGVLRQAFFMVQQRLLDEKVDVVVLVLLDEIFPKSRYIQMRKILCRKSVLTWPRNPRAHQHFWNSMRSVLGSDNSQNYDSNVSESFLSLQFH; this is encoded by the coding sequence ATGGTGATCGAGGCCGATGCTTTTGTCCATCTTGAAAAACTGAGCAACCTTTTCCTGTCTGGTAATAGCCTGACATCTGTCCCAAAGCTCCCCTCTGGCCTGCAGATTCTCAGCTTGGAGGGCAATAAAATCTTCAAGATCACCAGCCCCCTGGGGACCCCACAACTCAAGTACCTCAGTCTGACTAAAAATTGTTTTTATGCCAACCCCTGCAATGAGACCTTTTTTGTGAAGGAGGAAGTGTTCCATGATTTGCCAGTCTTACAAAATCTCATGCTGGGATTTAATAACATCACCAGGGTCCCCTTGGGCCTTCCCCATTCATTGGAGAGCCTTGATCTCAGGGAGAACAAGATCAGTGAAATCAGTGAGATGGACTTTGCCAATCTCACCGGACTCAAGAACCTAAACCTGGAGTGGAACTGCCAGCGTTGCGACCACGCAGCCCAGCCCTGTTTCCCCTGCCAGAACAATGCCTCCATTAAACTGTCTCCCAAAGTTTTCCAGAATCAAACAGGTTTAGTCTCCCTGAGCCTTCGAGGGAACTCTCTCACAAACATATCGGACGCGCTCTTCGAGTCCCTGGTCAGCCTCTCAAGTCTGGATCTGTCTGACAATCTACTTGCCTACGAGATCAGAAACGGCACCTTCTATAAACACTTGAAGAATGTGACCACTCTTAATTTGCTTTACAACTATCAACCTAAGAAAACATTTGCCAATCTTCAACTATCAGATACCTTTTCTTCCATGGAGTCCCTGGAAGAGCTGCTCATCAGTGGTTATTTCTTCCACGAACTAATGAATCTGAAGCCTTTAGCAAACCTCAAGAAGCTGCAAACTGTGGATTTCAGGATGAATTTTCTCCATACTGTCAACATGAGTATATTTAGCTCTCTACCCAGTTTGACGAAGGTGGTtctttcacagaacatgatggACTTTCCCCCACCATGCGCATCCAACACATATGGATCAGCTCATGAACACCAAGGCCAAGGAGATGGTTTGCCTGTGGCTCGTTATGTTCTGAACACAAAGCCTGAGCACCAAGGGGAAATCAATAGGAGCAATTTAAATCCAGATATGTGGTACTTCCAAAAGAAGTATTGTAAAGACAGactgttttttgatttgtcccAAAACAACATCTTGTCACTCCGGGAAAATATTTTCCTCGGTATGGAGTCAGCTGTTTGTCTGGATCTGTCCTCCAATTACATAAGCCAGTCACTGAATGGAAGTCAGTTTTCAGCACTGAAGAATCTCTCTTACCTCAACCTGGCGCAGAACAGAATCGATCTGTACTATGACAATGCTTTTCAAGAGCTGCGTGGGTCACTTAGAGCCCTGGATCTCACCAATAATAAGTATCACTTTCTTATGAAAGGTATGGGTCATAGTTTTGAATTCCTCCCCAGTCTGATGTCTCTCAAGGTCCTCAGTTTGTCTCAGAACAATATTGGCATCCGCATTTCTCCCCGACTTGTGAGTTCCTCTCTGAAGTACCTTTTCTTTTCCGACAACCGCCTGGATATAATGTGGGACCTCAAGTTTCACCAGTATCTCGATTTCTTTCAGAATCTGAACAATCTAACTTTCCTGGACCTCTCCAATAACAAGCTGAGGTCCATTACCCCCGAAGCACTTCACAATCTTCCACAATCTCTTGAGACCCTCAAAGTCAACAACAATCGCCTGAACTTCTTTCCTTGGAGTAACCTCACAGTTCTGCATAAAATTGTGTACCTGAACCTCAGCTATAATTCCCTCTTTGGCCTGCCAAAAGAGGCCATAGACTTTGGGAAGACATTACAAATCCTAGATTTAAGCCACAACATGATCAGTCGGCTTCCCATTCTTTTCTTCAGCAACGCTGCTACTCTGAAAACCCTCCTACTCAATCATAACAAACTCAAGTTCTTCAATTCCCAAAACCTGCCTTTTCTACTGCGAGGTAATCTCTCTTCCCTGTCCCTCCACGCAAATCCCTTCATCTGCACCTGTGACTCCTCCTTGTTCATAGATTTCCTTAGAAACACCAAGATAAGCATCCCATACCTCAGTACCGAAATTACATGTGGATTTCCGGAGTCTCAGCTAGGAGAGAAGGTCCTTTCTATGGACCCTCGCTCATGCCAGGAGATATACGGGAGCCTGTCATTCATCTGTACTTTCATACTGACCATCCTGTTCATCGCCATGCCACTCCTGAAGAAGCTCTTTGGCTGGGACCTTTGGTACAGTCTCCAGTTCATCTGGGCTGGAAACAAAGGCTATTCCCTGCTCACAGAGGCTGATAACCAATTTGATGCGTTCATAGTTTTCGACACCAGAAACACAGCAGTGATGGACTGGGTTTTTAATGACCTACGGGTCAATTTGGAGGACAGGGGGAGACCGAGGTTCAAGCTCTGCTTGGAAGAGAGAGACTGGGTCCCGGGGAACGCGTGCATTCAGAACTTGTACAATGCTGTTTACAACAGCAGGAAAACTGTCTTCGTTCTCACCCGCGCGGGCTCCATCTGTGGGGTCCTCAGGCAGGCTTTCTTTATGGTTCAGCAGCGCCTTCTGGATGAGAAGGTGGATGTGGTTGTCCTGGTCCTTCTGGATGAAATTTTCCCCAAGTCCAGATATATCCAAATGAGGAAAATACTCTGTCGGAAGTCTGTCTTAACCTGGCCAAGGAACCCGCGTGCCCACCAGCATTTCTGGAACAGCATGAGATCTGTCCTGGGGTCAGACAACAGCCAGAACTATGATTCGAATGTCAGTGAGAGCTTCTTATCCCTGCAGTTCCACTAA